A DNA window from Streptomyces parvus contains the following coding sequences:
- a CDS encoding alpha/beta fold hydrolase: protein MTVPDSSAFGPTGPGDPEGPAAPSDPATGPSGRTAAGGPVRLDGPWTHRDVAANGARFHIAELGDGPLVLLLHGFPQFWWTWRHQMTALADAGFRAVAMDLRGVGGSDRTPRGYDPANLALDVTGVIRSLGEPDAALVGHDLGGYLAWTAAVMRPKLVRRLVVSSMPHPRRWRSSMLSDFAQSRAGSYVWGFQRPWLPERQLLADDAALVGNLIQDWAGPRTPEFPDEETLGVYRRAMSIPSTAHCSIEPYRWMVRSMARPDGIQFNRRMKRPVRVPTLHLHGSLDPAVRTRSSAGSGEYVEAPYRWRLFDGVGHFPHEEDPIGFSTELINWLNDPEPDR from the coding sequence ATGACCGTTCCCGATTCCAGCGCATTCGGCCCGACGGGTCCCGGGGACCCGGAGGGTCCGGCTGCCCCGTCCGACCCGGCCACCGGCCCCTCGGGCCGGACCGCGGCCGGGGGGCCGGTGCGGCTCGACGGCCCCTGGACCCACCGCGACGTGGCCGCCAACGGTGCGCGCTTCCACATCGCCGAGCTGGGCGACGGGCCGCTCGTGCTCCTGCTGCACGGCTTCCCGCAGTTCTGGTGGACCTGGCGCCACCAGATGACCGCGCTCGCCGACGCCGGCTTCCGGGCGGTCGCGATGGATCTGCGCGGGGTGGGCGGCAGCGACCGTACGCCGCGGGGTTACGACCCCGCCAACCTGGCCCTCGATGTCACCGGCGTGATCCGCTCCCTCGGTGAGCCCGACGCGGCCCTGGTCGGCCACGACCTCGGCGGCTACCTCGCCTGGACGGCCGCCGTCATGCGGCCCAAGCTGGTCCGCCGGCTCGTCGTCTCCTCGATGCCGCACCCGCGCCGCTGGCGCTCCTCGATGCTGTCGGACTTCGCCCAGTCGCGGGCCGGTTCGTACGTCTGGGGCTTCCAGCGCCCGTGGCTGCCGGAGCGTCAACTCCTCGCGGACGACGCCGCCCTGGTGGGGAATCTCATCCAGGACTGGGCGGGCCCCCGCACCCCGGAGTTCCCCGACGAGGAGACCCTGGGCGTCTACCGGCGGGCCATGAGCATCCCCTCGACCGCCCACTGCTCGATCGAGCCGTACCGCTGGATGGTGCGGTCGATGGCGCGTCCGGACGGGATCCAGTTCAACCGGCGGATGAAGCGCCCGGTCCGGGTGCCCACGCTGCACCTGCACGGTTCACTCGACCCGGCGGTCCGCACCCGCAGTTCGGCCGGGTCCGGCGAGTACGTCGAGGCGCCCTACCGGTGGCGACTTTTCGACGGTGTCGGGCACTTCCCGCACGAGGAGGATCCGATCGGCTTCTCCACCGAACTCATCAACTGGCTCAACGACCCCGAGCCGGACCGGTAG
- the acs gene encoding acetate--CoA ligase translates to MPRDTTDTLGLGEVVSNESLANLLREERKFAPPAELAANANVTAEAYEQAEADRLGFWAEQARRLTWATEPTETLDWSNPPFAKWFADGKLNVAYNCVDRHVEAGNGDRVAIHFEGEPGDSRAITYAELKDEVSRAANALTELGVGKGDRVAVYLPMIPEAAVAMLACARIGAAHSVVFGGFSADAIAARIKDADAKVVITADGGYRRGKPSALKPAVDDAVARFDSVEHVLVVRRTGQDTAWTEGRDVWWHEITARQSAEHTPEAFDAEHPLFILYTSGTTGKPKGILHTSGGYLTQASYTHHAVFDLKPESDVYWCTADIGWVTGHSYIVYGPLANGATQVMYEGTPDTPHQGRFWEIVQKYGVTILYTAPTAIRTFMKWGDDIPAKFDLSSLRVLGSVGEPINPEAWMWYRKNIGADKCPIVDTWWQTETGAMMISPLPGVTETKPGSAHRALPGISATVVDDEATEVPNGGGGYLVLTEPWPSMLRTIWGDDQRFIDTYWSRFEGKYFAGDGAKKDEDGDVWLLGRVDDVMLVSGHNISTTEVESALVSHPSVAEAAVVGAADETTGQAIVAFVILRGTATASDELVADLRNHVGATLGPIAKPKRVLPVAELPKTRSGKIMRRLLRDVAENRELGDVTTLTDSSVMDLITTQLPSSSSDED, encoded by the coding sequence ATGCCCCGGGACACAACGGACACCCTGGGACTGGGAGAAGTCGTGAGCAACGAGAGCCTGGCCAACCTGCTTCGGGAAGAGCGGAAGTTCGCTCCGCCTGCCGAGCTGGCCGCCAACGCCAACGTCACCGCAGAGGCGTACGAGCAGGCCGAGGCGGACCGGCTGGGCTTCTGGGCCGAGCAGGCCCGCCGCCTGACGTGGGCCACCGAGCCGACCGAGACCCTCGACTGGAGCAACCCGCCCTTCGCCAAGTGGTTCGCGGACGGCAAGCTGAACGTCGCGTACAACTGCGTGGACCGCCACGTCGAGGCGGGCAACGGCGACCGGGTCGCCATCCACTTCGAGGGCGAGCCGGGCGACAGCCGGGCCATCACCTACGCGGAGCTGAAGGACGAGGTCTCCCGGGCCGCCAACGCCCTCACCGAGCTGGGCGTCGGCAAGGGCGACCGGGTCGCCGTCTATCTGCCGATGATCCCCGAGGCCGCCGTCGCGATGCTGGCCTGCGCCCGCATCGGCGCCGCGCACTCCGTGGTCTTCGGCGGCTTCTCGGCCGACGCCATCGCCGCCCGTATCAAGGACGCGGACGCCAAGGTCGTCATCACGGCCGACGGCGGCTACCGTCGCGGCAAGCCCTCCGCGCTGAAGCCCGCCGTCGACGACGCCGTCGCCCGGTTCGACAGCGTCGAGCACGTCCTCGTGGTCCGCCGCACCGGCCAGGACACCGCCTGGACCGAGGGCCGCGACGTCTGGTGGCACGAGATCACCGCCCGGCAGTCCGCCGAGCACACCCCCGAGGCCTTCGACGCGGAGCACCCGCTCTTCATCCTCTACACCTCGGGCACCACGGGTAAGCCGAAGGGCATCCTGCACACCTCCGGCGGCTACCTCACCCAGGCGTCGTACACCCACCACGCGGTCTTCGACCTCAAGCCGGAGTCCGACGTCTACTGGTGCACCGCCGACATCGGCTGGGTCACCGGCCACTCGTACATCGTCTACGGGCCTCTGGCCAACGGCGCGACACAGGTCATGTACGAGGGCACCCCGGACACCCCGCACCAGGGGCGGTTCTGGGAGATCGTGCAGAAGTACGGCGTCACGATCCTCTACACCGCCCCGACGGCCATCCGTACGTTCATGAAGTGGGGCGACGACATCCCCGCCAAGTTCGACCTGTCCTCGCTCCGCGTCCTCGGTTCGGTCGGTGAGCCGATCAACCCCGAGGCGTGGATGTGGTACCGGAAGAACATCGGTGCCGACAAGTGCCCCATCGTGGACACCTGGTGGCAGACCGAGACCGGCGCGATGATGATCTCGCCGCTGCCCGGAGTGACGGAGACGAAGCCGGGAAGCGCCCACCGCGCGCTGCCCGGCATCTCCGCCACCGTCGTGGACGACGAGGCCACCGAGGTGCCGAACGGCGGGGGCGGCTACCTCGTCCTCACCGAGCCGTGGCCCTCCATGCTCCGCACCATCTGGGGCGACGACCAGCGCTTCATCGACACCTACTGGTCGCGCTTCGAGGGCAAGTACTTCGCGGGCGACGGGGCGAAGAAGGACGAGGACGGCGACGTCTGGCTGCTCGGCCGGGTCGACGACGTCATGCTCGTCTCCGGGCACAACATCTCGACCACCGAGGTCGAGTCGGCCCTCGTCTCCCACCCGTCGGTCGCCGAGGCCGCCGTGGTCGGCGCCGCCGACGAGACGACCGGTCAGGCCATCGTGGCGTTCGTGATCCTGCGCGGTACGGCGACCGCCTCCGACGAGCTGGTCGCGGACCTGCGCAACCACGTCGGCGCGACGCTCGGCCCGATCGCCAAGCCCAAGCGGGTGCTGCCGGTCGCCGAGCTGCCGAAGACCCGGTCCGGCAAGATCATGCGGCGCCTGCTGCGCGATGTCGCCGAGAACCGCGAGCTGGGCGACGTCACGACGCTGACCGACTCCTCGGTGATGGACCTGATCACCACCCAGCTGCCGTCCTCCTCGTCCGACGAGGACTGA
- the nhaA gene encoding Na+/H+ antiporter NhaA, whose product MAPPNRHTPPPAPAPPRRPLLGRLSLPERNYVAEALRTETVGGVLLLVAAVAALVWANAFGGSYEDVSDFHFGPGALGLDLSVAHWAADGLLAVFFFVAGVELKRELVAGELRDPKAAALPVVAALCGMAVPALVYFLTTVIGGGSTDGWAVPTATDIAFALAVLAVIGTSLPSALRAFLLTLAVVDDLFAILIIAVFFTSDLNFLALGGAVLGLAVFYLLLRFDVRGWYVYVPLALVIWGLMYNSGVHATIAGVAMGLMLRCTRREGEQHSPGEHIEHLVRPLSAGIAVPLFALFSAGVALNGEALAGVFTRPETLGVVLGLVVGKTVGIFGGTYLAARFTRAELNKDLAWADVLALASLAGIGFTVSLLIGELAFEGDPEMVNEIKAAVLIGSLTAALIACVLLKLRVRKYRELYEAEELDEDESGVPDVYEQDDPEYHLRMAAIHERKAAEHRRLAEERARAARNKPNSPA is encoded by the coding sequence GTGGCACCGCCCAACCGGCACACCCCGCCGCCCGCCCCCGCGCCGCCCCGCCGCCCGCTGCTCGGCAGGCTCTCGCTCCCCGAGCGGAACTACGTGGCGGAGGCCCTCCGTACCGAGACCGTCGGCGGTGTCCTGCTGTTGGTGGCAGCGGTCGCGGCACTCGTCTGGGCCAACGCCTTCGGCGGCTCGTACGAGGACGTCAGCGACTTCCACTTCGGCCCCGGCGCCCTCGGCCTGGACCTCTCCGTGGCGCACTGGGCGGCGGACGGACTGCTCGCCGTCTTCTTCTTCGTCGCCGGTGTCGAGCTGAAGCGCGAACTGGTCGCGGGCGAACTCCGCGATCCCAAGGCCGCGGCCCTCCCCGTGGTGGCGGCCCTGTGCGGTATGGCCGTGCCCGCCCTCGTCTACTTCCTCACCACCGTCATCGGCGGCGGCTCGACGGACGGCTGGGCGGTCCCCACAGCCACCGACATCGCCTTCGCCCTCGCCGTCCTCGCGGTGATCGGCACCTCGCTGCCGTCCGCGCTGCGCGCCTTCCTGCTGACCCTGGCCGTCGTCGACGACCTCTTCGCGATCCTGATCATCGCGGTGTTCTTCACCTCGGACCTGAACTTCCTGGCCCTCGGCGGGGCTGTCCTCGGCCTGGCCGTCTTCTACCTCCTCCTCCGTTTCGACGTACGCGGCTGGTACGTCTACGTCCCACTCGCCCTGGTCATCTGGGGCCTGATGTACAACAGCGGCGTCCACGCCACCATCGCCGGGGTCGCCATGGGCCTGATGCTGCGCTGCACCCGGCGCGAGGGCGAGCAGCACTCCCCCGGCGAACACATCGAGCACCTCGTCCGCCCGCTGTCGGCCGGGATCGCCGTCCCGCTGTTCGCCCTGTTCTCGGCCGGGGTCGCGCTGAACGGCGAGGCGCTGGCGGGCGTCTTCACCCGGCCCGAGACGCTCGGCGTCGTCCTCGGTCTCGTCGTCGGCAAGACCGTCGGCATCTTCGGCGGCACCTATCTGGCCGCCCGCTTCACCAGGGCGGAGCTGAACAAGGATCTGGCCTGGGCCGATGTCCTGGCGCTCGCCTCTCTCGCCGGCATCGGCTTCACCGTCTCCCTGCTCATCGGCGAACTCGCCTTCGAGGGCGACCCGGAGATGGTCAACGAGATCAAGGCCGCCGTCCTGATCGGGTCGCTGACCGCCGCCCTGATCGCCTGTGTGCTGCTCAAGCTCCGCGTACGCAAGTACCGGGAGCTGTACGAGGCCGAGGAGCTGGACGAGGACGAATCCGGGGTACCGGACGTCTACGAGCAGGATGATCCGGAATATCACCTGCGAATGGCCGCCATCCACGAGCGCAAAGCGGCCGAACACCGCCGTCTCGCCGAAGAGCGGGCGAGGGCAGCGCGCAACAAGCCGAACAGTCCGGCATGA
- a CDS encoding MarP family serine protease produces the protein MNVLDILLLLAAVWFAVIGYRQGFVVGILSVIGFLGGGLVAVYLLPVIWDRVTEDAEVSTAVAIGAVVVVIICASVGQAFTTHLGNKLRRYITWSPARALDATGGALVNVVAMLLVAWMIGLLLAGTSLPTLGKEVRSSSVLLGVDRVMPNQAPSWFQDFSSVLAQNGFPQVFSPFANEPITEVKAPDPALVGSPVAARAKKSIVKVVGTAPSCGKVLEGTGFVFSERRVMTNAHVVGGVDEPTVQIGGEGRLYDAKVVLYDWQRDIAVLDVPDLRARPLQFTGPDDDAETGDSAIVAGFPENGAYDVRSARVRARINADGPDIYHRGTVRRDVYSLFATVRQGNSGGPLLTPDGKVYGVVFAKSLDDPDTGYALTADEIREDIEIGRAANQQVDSQGCAL, from the coding sequence GTGAACGTGCTGGACATCCTGCTGCTGCTGGCTGCCGTGTGGTTCGCGGTCATCGGCTATCGCCAGGGTTTCGTCGTCGGCATCCTGTCGGTGATCGGCTTCCTCGGGGGCGGCCTCGTCGCCGTCTATCTGCTGCCGGTCATCTGGGACCGGGTGACCGAGGACGCCGAGGTCTCCACGGCGGTCGCCATCGGCGCGGTCGTCGTGGTGATCATCTGTGCCTCGGTCGGCCAGGCCTTCACCACCCACCTGGGCAACAAACTCCGCCGGTACATCACCTGGTCGCCCGCGCGCGCCCTGGACGCCACCGGCGGCGCCCTGGTCAACGTGGTGGCCATGCTGCTGGTGGCCTGGATGATCGGCCTGCTGCTGGCGGGCACCTCGCTGCCGACCCTCGGCAAGGAGGTCCGCAGCTCCTCGGTGCTGCTCGGCGTCGACCGGGTGATGCCGAACCAGGCGCCCAGCTGGTTCCAGGACTTCTCCTCCGTCCTCGCGCAGAACGGCTTCCCGCAGGTCTTCAGCCCGTTCGCCAACGAGCCGATCACCGAGGTGAAGGCCCCGGACCCGGCCCTCGTGGGCAGCCCGGTGGCCGCCCGCGCCAAGAAGTCGATCGTCAAGGTCGTGGGTACGGCACCGAGCTGCGGCAAGGTCCTCGAAGGGACCGGCTTCGTCTTCTCCGAGCGCCGGGTGATGACCAACGCCCACGTGGTCGGCGGCGTGGACGAGCCCACCGTCCAGATCGGCGGCGAGGGCCGGCTGTACGACGCGAAGGTCGTCCTCTACGACTGGCAGCGCGACATCGCGGTCCTGGACGTCCCCGACCTGCGGGCCAGGCCCCTGCAGTTCACCGGCCCGGACGACGACGCGGAGACCGGCGACAGCGCGATCGTCGCGGGCTTCCCCGAGAACGGCGCGTACGACGTGCGCTCGGCCCGCGTCCGCGCCCGGATCAACGCCGACGGCCCGGACATCTACCACCGGGGCACGGTGCGCCGCGATGTGTACTCGCTCTTCGCGACGGTACGCCAGGGCAACTCGGGCGGACCGCTGCTCACTCCGGACGGAAAGGTGTACGGAGTGGTGTTCGCCAAGTCGCTCGACGACCCCGACACGGGCTACGCGCTGACGGCGGACGAGATCCGTGAGGACATCGAGATCGGCCGCGCCGCCAACCAGCAGGTCGACAGCCAGGGCTGCGCCCTCTAG
- a CDS encoding CoA pyrophosphatase: MTHTHAHSTAQAGNGPAGSPPGHGPVSRVTGMAVDVTTDGLPAWLDPVAAAARSVRPHQLSRFLPPESGAGRQSAVLVLFGEGERGPELLLMERAGTLRSHAGQPSFPGGALDPEDGDQATTGPLRAALREAEEETGLDPRGVQLFGVLPRLYIPVSSFVVTPVLGWWRTPSPVGVVDPAETARVFTVPVADLTDPENRATAVHPSGHSGPAFLVESALVWGFTAGVIDRIVHYAGWERPWDRTRQVPLDWRA, from the coding sequence ATGACGCACACGCATGCACACAGCACGGCGCAGGCCGGGAACGGCCCCGCCGGGAGCCCGCCGGGCCACGGCCCCGTCAGCCGTGTTACCGGCATGGCCGTCGACGTCACCACCGACGGCCTGCCCGCCTGGCTCGACCCCGTCGCCGCGGCCGCGCGCAGCGTCCGGCCGCATCAGCTCAGCCGTTTCCTGCCGCCCGAGAGCGGGGCGGGCCGGCAGTCCGCCGTCCTGGTCCTGTTCGGCGAGGGGGAGCGCGGACCCGAACTGCTGCTCATGGAGCGGGCCGGGACCCTGCGCTCCCACGCCGGGCAGCCGTCCTTCCCCGGGGGCGCGCTGGATCCCGAGGACGGCGACCAGGCCACCACCGGGCCCCTGCGCGCCGCGCTGCGCGAGGCCGAGGAGGAGACCGGGCTCGACCCCCGGGGCGTCCAGCTCTTCGGCGTGCTGCCCCGCCTCTACATCCCGGTCAGCAGCTTCGTCGTGACGCCCGTGCTCGGCTGGTGGCGGACGCCCAGCCCGGTCGGGGTGGTCGATCCGGCCGAGACGGCCCGGGTCTTCACGGTCCCCGTGGCGGATCTCACGGATCCCGAGAATCGGGCGACGGCCGTCCATCCGAGCGGGCACAGCGGCCCGGCATTCCTGGTCGAATCGGCCCTCGTCTGGGGTTTCACGGCCGGAGTGATCGACCGGATCGTGCACTACGCGGGCTGGGAACGCCCCTGGGACAGGACCAGACAGGTGCCGCTCGACTGGCGCGCATGA
- a CDS encoding Crp/Fnr family transcriptional regulator: MDDVLRRAPLFAALDDEQAAELRASMSEVTLARGDALFHEGDQGDRLYVVTEGKVKLHRTSPDGRENMLAVLGPGELIGELSLFDPGPRTATASALTEVKLLGLGHGDLQPWLNARPEVATALLRAVARRLRKTNDQMSDLVFSDVPGRVARALLDLSRRFGVQSEEGIHVVHDLTQEELAQLVGASRETVNKALADFAGRGWLRLEARAVILLDVERLAKRSR, encoded by the coding sequence GTGGACGACGTTCTGCGGCGCGCCCCGCTTTTCGCGGCGCTCGATGACGAGCAGGCCGCGGAGCTCCGCGCCTCGATGAGTGAGGTGACCCTCGCGCGCGGAGACGCGCTGTTCCACGAGGGCGACCAGGGTGACCGCCTGTACGTGGTCACCGAGGGCAAGGTGAAGCTCCACCGCACCTCGCCCGACGGGCGCGAGAACATGCTGGCCGTGCTCGGCCCCGGCGAGCTGATCGGGGAGCTGTCGCTCTTCGACCCGGGCCCCCGTACGGCGACCGCCTCCGCGCTGACCGAGGTCAAGCTCCTCGGCCTCGGCCACGGCGACCTGCAGCCCTGGCTGAACGCCCGGCCCGAGGTGGCCACCGCGCTGCTGCGCGCGGTCGCCCGACGGCTGCGCAAGACCAACGACCAGATGTCCGACCTGGTCTTCTCCGATGTGCCGGGCCGTGTCGCCCGCGCCCTCCTGGACCTGTCGCGCCGCTTCGGCGTCCAGTCCGAGGAAGGCATCCACGTCGTGCACGACCTCACCCAGGAGGAGCTGGCCCAGCTGGTCGGCGCCTCCCGCGAGACGGTCAACAAGGCGCTCGCGGACTTCGCGGGGCGCGGCTGGCTGCGCCTGGAGGCCCGCGCGGTCATCCTGCTGGACGTCGAGCGGCTGGCGAAGCGCTCGCGCTGA
- the nth gene encoding endonuclease III, producing the protein MGEQPRPRPKNAANGSPGDAHGSPGGPGKTFGKSARRSAVSSSTPGTTGKKVKAAPRKAPKAESRLAMVRRARRINRELAEVYPYAHPELDFRNPFELLVATVLSAQTTDLRVNQTTPALFAAYPTPEDMAAAVPEEMEEIIRPTGFFRAKTKSLLGLSAALRDEFGGEVPGRLEDLVKLPGVGRKTANVVLGNAFGVPGITVDTHFGRLVRRWKWTDEEDPVKVEAVVAGIFPKSEWTMLSHRVVFHGRRICHARKPACGACPIAPLCPSYGEGETDPEKARKLLKYEMGGYPGQRLSPPADYPGKPAPALGNG; encoded by the coding sequence ATGGGCGAACAACCCCGGCCGCGCCCGAAGAATGCCGCGAATGGCTCCCCCGGAGACGCGCACGGTTCCCCCGGAGGGCCGGGGAAGACGTTCGGGAAGTCGGCCAGGAGGTCCGCAGTGTCATCGTCAACGCCCGGCACAACCGGAAAGAAAGTGAAGGCGGCCCCGCGCAAGGCGCCGAAGGCCGAGTCCCGTCTCGCGATGGTCCGCCGGGCGCGCCGGATCAACCGCGAGCTCGCCGAGGTCTATCCGTACGCCCACCCCGAGCTGGACTTCCGCAACCCCTTCGAGCTCCTCGTGGCCACGGTCCTCTCCGCCCAGACCACCGACCTGAGGGTCAACCAGACGACGCCCGCGCTCTTCGCCGCGTACCCCACGCCCGAGGACATGGCGGCGGCGGTTCCGGAGGAGATGGAGGAGATCATCCGGCCGACCGGGTTCTTCCGGGCCAAGACGAAGTCGCTGCTCGGCCTCTCGGCGGCGCTCCGGGACGAGTTCGGCGGTGAGGTCCCAGGGCGTCTGGAGGATCTCGTCAAGCTGCCCGGCGTCGGCCGCAAGACCGCCAATGTCGTTCTCGGCAATGCTTTCGGCGTCCCGGGGATCACTGTCGACACGCACTTCGGGCGCCTGGTGCGGCGCTGGAAGTGGACGGACGAGGAGGACCCGGTGAAGGTCGAGGCGGTCGTCGCCGGGATCTTCCCCAAGAGCGAGTGGACGATGCTGTCGCACCGCGTCGTGTTCCACGGCCGCCGGATCTGCCACGCCCGCAAACCCGCCTGCGGGGCCTGCCCCATCGCCCCGCTCTGCCCGTCGTACGGGGAGGGCGAGACCGATCCGGAGAAGGCCAGGAAGCTCCTGAAGTACGAGATGGGCGGTTATCCGGGGCAGCGGCTCAGCCCGCCCGCCGACTACCCGGGCAAGCCCGCGCCCGCGCTGGGGAACGGGTGA
- a CDS encoding phage holin family protein, with translation MSDPGNYAGSTDRSIGQLVASATAEMSALVHDEIALAKAEVRQDVKRGAVGSAAFIAAGVLLLFTMPMLSFAAAYGIHNLGLGLAWSFLIVAGAFILLAALIAFIGLRKFKKIKPPEKSIASAKQTAAVLQKAKPHPRPSIEAAAIIERSAVSGSSPARKSVEGGSGQDKADAVARSST, from the coding sequence ATGAGCGACCCCGGCAACTACGCGGGCAGTACGGACCGGAGCATCGGGCAGCTGGTCGCTTCGGCGACGGCCGAGATGTCCGCGCTGGTGCACGACGAGATCGCCCTGGCCAAGGCGGAGGTGCGGCAGGACGTCAAGCGCGGGGCGGTCGGCAGTGCGGCGTTCATCGCCGCGGGCGTGCTGCTGCTGTTCACGATGCCGATGCTGAGCTTCGCGGCCGCGTACGGGATCCACAACCTGGGCCTGGGCCTGGCCTGGTCCTTCCTGATCGTGGCCGGCGCCTTCATCCTGCTGGCCGCGCTGATCGCCTTCATCGGCCTGCGGAAGTTCAAGAAGATCAAGCCGCCGGAGAAGTCCATCGCCTCCGCCAAGCAGACCGCCGCCGTCCTGCAGAAGGCCAAGCCGCATCCGCGCCCGTCGATCGAGGCCGCCGCGATCATCGAGCGCTCCGCCGTCTCCGGCAGTTCGCCGGCGAGGAAGAGCGTCGAAGGCGGCTCCGGTCAGGACAAGGCCGACGCTGTGGCACGCTCGTCCACATGA
- a CDS encoding MBL fold metallo-hydrolase produces MTDAAALPGQPRGTVVSGPATARTVNVLAPNPSAMTLDGTNTWVVAEPDSELAVVIDPGPLDDVHLRAVIEAVERSGRRVGLTLLTHGHPDHAEGAGRFAELTGTKVRALDAALRLGDEGLAAGDVITTGGLELRVVPTPGHTADSLSFHLPADRAVLTGDTVLGRGTTVVAHPDGRLGDYLDSLRRLRSLTVDDGVRTVLPGHGPVLDDAQGAVEFYLAHRAGRLAQVETAVEAGHRTPSDVVAAVYADVDRSLWPAAELSVRAQLEYLTEHGLIQG; encoded by the coding sequence ATGACCGACGCAGCCGCCCTGCCCGGACAGCCGCGCGGAACCGTGGTCTCCGGGCCCGCGACCGCCCGTACGGTCAACGTCCTCGCGCCCAACCCGTCCGCGATGACGCTCGACGGGACGAACACCTGGGTCGTGGCCGAGCCCGACTCCGAGCTCGCCGTCGTCATCGATCCCGGGCCGCTCGACGACGTACACCTGCGGGCCGTGATCGAGGCGGTGGAGCGGTCCGGGCGGCGCGTGGGCCTCACGCTGCTCACCCATGGGCACCCCGACCACGCGGAGGGCGCGGGCCGCTTCGCGGAGCTGACGGGGACGAAGGTACGGGCCCTGGACGCGGCGCTGCGGCTGGGCGACGAGGGCCTCGCGGCGGGCGACGTGATCACCACCGGCGGCCTGGAGCTGCGCGTGGTGCCGACGCCGGGGCACACCGCGGACTCGCTCTCGTTCCACCTGCCCGCCGACCGGGCGGTGCTGACGGGCGACACGGTCCTCGGCCGCGGTACGACGGTGGTCGCGCACCCGGACGGGCGGCTCGGCGACTACCTGGACTCGCTGCGGCGGCTGCGGTCGCTGACGGTGGACGACGGCGTCCGCACGGTGCTGCCGGGCCACGGGCCGGTGCTGGATGACGCGCAGGGGGCGGTGGAGTTCTACCTGGCCCACCGCGCCGGCCGGCTCGCCCAGGTGGAGACGGCGGTGGAGGCCGGGCACCGTACGCCGTCGGATGTGGTGGCGGCGGTCTACGCCGACGTGGACCGCTCCCTGTGGCCGGCCGCCGAGCTGTCGGTCCGGGCGCAGCTGGAATACCTGACCGAGCACGGGCTGATCCAGGGCTGA